In Micromonospora sp. WMMD980, the following are encoded in one genomic region:
- a CDS encoding magnesium chelatase, whose amino-acid sequence MSVHTQISPVPPAELPGTLGALRATGHRYRTVKQELRENLLARMRAGEDRFPGVVGYQDTVLPEVERALLAGHDMVLLGERGQGKTRLIRSLGALLDEWTPVLPGSVLNEHPMHPLTPASRALVESAGDDLPIGWLHRAMRYGEKLATPDTSVGDLIGDVDPVRLAQGRTLGDPETIHFGLVPRTNRGVFAVNELPDLAERIQVALLNVLEERDIQVRGYQLRLPLDLLLVASANPEDYTNRGRIITPLKDRFGAEIRTHYPLDLEVELALIRQEAELVADVPEHVLEVLARFAREVRESPSVDPRSGVSARFAIAAAETVAAAALRRSGLLAAGSGSAEAPVARVGDATSVTSTLRGKVEFESGEEGREIEVLGHLLRTATAETFRARLAGLDLSGFTALVAEGAVIETGELVSSAELLRQVGTVPGLAKVLDRLGLGDAPRPEEAAAGVEFVLEGLHLTRRLGKDLTDSGRTVYGGRG is encoded by the coding sequence GTGAGCGTTCACACCCAGATCTCCCCGGTCCCGCCCGCCGAGCTGCCCGGCACGCTCGGCGCGCTGCGCGCGACCGGTCACCGCTACCGCACGGTCAAGCAGGAGCTTCGCGAGAACCTCCTCGCCCGGATGCGCGCCGGCGAGGACCGTTTCCCCGGCGTCGTCGGTTATCAGGACACGGTGCTGCCCGAGGTCGAGCGGGCGTTGCTCGCCGGCCACGACATGGTGCTGCTCGGTGAGCGCGGGCAGGGCAAGACCCGGCTCATCCGTTCGCTCGGCGCGCTGCTCGACGAGTGGACGCCGGTGCTCCCCGGCTCGGTGCTCAACGAACACCCGATGCACCCGCTCACCCCGGCGTCGCGGGCGCTCGTCGAGTCGGCCGGCGACGACCTGCCGATCGGCTGGCTGCACCGCGCGATGCGCTACGGTGAGAAGCTCGCCACCCCGGACACCAGCGTCGGCGACCTGATCGGCGACGTCGACCCGGTGCGGCTCGCCCAGGGGCGCACCCTCGGCGACCCGGAGACCATCCACTTCGGGCTGGTGCCCCGCACCAACCGGGGCGTCTTCGCCGTCAACGAGCTGCCCGACCTGGCCGAACGCATCCAGGTGGCGCTGCTCAACGTGCTGGAGGAGCGCGACATCCAGGTGCGCGGCTACCAGCTCCGGCTGCCGCTGGACCTGCTGCTGGTGGCCAGCGCCAACCCGGAGGACTACACCAACCGGGGCCGGATCATCACCCCGCTGAAGGACCGCTTCGGCGCCGAGATCCGCACCCACTACCCGCTCGACCTGGAGGTGGAGCTGGCCCTGATCCGGCAGGAGGCCGAGCTGGTCGCCGACGTGCCGGAGCACGTGCTGGAGGTGCTCGCCCGGTTCGCCCGCGAGGTGCGCGAGTCGCCGTCGGTGGACCCGCGCTCCGGCGTCTCCGCCCGGTTCGCCATCGCCGCCGCGGAGACCGTCGCCGCCGCCGCGCTGCGCCGCTCCGGCCTGCTCGCCGCCGGTTCCGGCTCGGCCGAGGCGCCCGTGGCGCGCGTCGGCGACGCCACCTCGGTGACCTCCACGCTGCGCGGCAAGGTGGAGTTCGAGAGCGGCGAGGAGGGGCGCGAGATCGAGGTGCTCGGGCACCTGCTGCGGACCGCCACCGCCGAGACGTTCCGGGCCCGGCTGGCCGGGCTGGACCTGTCCGGCTTCACCGCGCTGGTCGCCGAGGGCGCCGTGATCGAGACCGGTGAGCTGGTCTCCTCGGCGGAGCTGCTGCGTCAGGTCGGCACCGTGCCGGGGCTGGCCAAGGTGCTCGACCGGCTCGGCCTCGGCGACGCGCCCAGGCCGGAGGAGGCCGCCGCCGGCGTCGAGTTCGTCCTGGAAGGGCTGCACCTGACCCGCCGGCTGGGCAAGGACCTCACCGACTCCGGGCGCACCGTCTACGGCGGCCGGGGCTGA
- a CDS encoding response regulator transcription factor — protein sequence MTIDVLVVDDDELIRVGLRAIVDAQPDLRVVGEAADGAEVPPLVARLRPRVVLMDVRMPAIDGIQATRRLLAASADPPRVLVVTTFANDEYVYEALRAGASGFLLKRARPGEVVEAIRVVAAGESLLFPAAIRQLVGAYGRRGGDRLDAARLTEREGEVLRLMAAGLSNPEIAARLVLGVETVKTHVGNVLAKLGVRDRTQAVIAAYESGFVVPTG from the coding sequence GTGACCATCGACGTGCTCGTCGTCGACGACGACGAGCTGATCCGGGTCGGCCTGCGGGCCATCGTCGACGCCCAGCCGGACCTGCGCGTCGTCGGCGAGGCGGCGGACGGCGCGGAGGTGCCGCCGCTGGTGGCCAGGCTGCGACCGCGGGTGGTGCTGATGGACGTGCGGATGCCGGCCATCGACGGCATCCAGGCCACCCGCCGGCTGCTCGCCGCCTCCGCCGACCCGCCGCGCGTGCTGGTGGTCACCACGTTCGCCAACGACGAGTACGTCTACGAGGCGCTGCGCGCCGGCGCGAGCGGATTCCTGCTCAAACGGGCCCGCCCGGGCGAGGTGGTGGAGGCGATCCGGGTGGTGGCGGCCGGCGAGTCGCTGCTCTTCCCGGCCGCCATCCGGCAGCTCGTCGGCGCGTACGGGCGGCGCGGCGGGGACCGGCTGGACGCCGCCCGGCTGACCGAGCGGGAGGGCGAGGTGCTGCGGCTGATGGCGGCCGGGCTCTCCAATCCGGAGATCGCCGCCCGGCTGGTGCTCGGCGTGGAGACGGTCAAGACCCACGTCGGGAACGTGCTCGCCAAGCTCGGGGTGCGGGACCGCACCCAGGCGGTGATCGCCGCGTACGAGTCGGGGTTCGTGGTCCCGACCGGCTGA
- a CDS encoding histidine kinase, whose protein sequence is MTVRVVFAPLVRGSTWRRAVFLLLGGVLALPYVLLAVAFAQLLTSTEVPRPLGFGLLLVGAGLAVVPVFLAGSRALEIAAARALLAVDLPEPLPGHRVDRETRLRSALWIAMHLGTGAAVLFAAISAFPMALVFLVGLTGIDTGAGPGERFGPLDPARPVPAGLAGMVVLVALGYAVAGLGALAASMAPVLLGPAQAERIAALEARAVRLAERNRLARELHDSVGHALTVATLQAGAARELLDTDPEFTRRALRAIEETSRRAMDDLDQVLGLLRDGDAGRRPAPTAPQPTLAGLDGLVTAARAAGLAVDSRVGGPLDALPAVVSREGYRIVQEGLTNAARHGRGPVTLRVGVPPEGLEIELVNAVRGGARATGGGRGLDGMRERVLLLGGRLDAGPDGERWRVRATLPAPREESG, encoded by the coding sequence ATGACGGTCCGGGTGGTGTTCGCGCCGCTGGTGCGCGGCAGCACCTGGCGACGTGCCGTGTTCCTGCTCCTCGGCGGCGTGCTCGCGCTGCCCTACGTGCTGCTGGCCGTCGCGTTCGCGCAGTTGCTGACCAGCACTGAGGTGCCACGGCCGCTCGGGTTCGGGCTGCTGCTGGTCGGCGCCGGGCTGGCCGTGGTGCCGGTGTTCCTGGCCGGCAGCCGGGCGTTGGAGATCGCCGCCGCCCGGGCGTTGCTCGCGGTCGACCTGCCGGAGCCGCTGCCGGGTCACCGCGTCGACCGGGAGACCCGGCTGCGGTCCGCGCTCTGGATCGCCATGCACCTGGGCACCGGCGCGGCGGTGCTGTTCGCCGCGATCAGCGCGTTCCCGATGGCGCTCGTGTTCCTCGTCGGGTTGACCGGGATCGACACCGGGGCCGGGCCGGGCGAGCGGTTCGGCCCGCTCGACCCGGCCCGCCCGGTGCCGGCCGGGCTGGCCGGGATGGTCGTGCTCGTCGCGCTCGGCTACGCGGTGGCCGGGCTGGGCGCGCTCGCCGCCTCGATGGCGCCGGTGCTGCTCGGCCCGGCCCAGGCCGAGCGGATCGCCGCGCTGGAGGCCCGCGCCGTGCGGCTGGCCGAGCGCAACCGGCTGGCCCGGGAGCTGCACGACTCGGTGGGACACGCGCTGACCGTGGCGACGCTCCAGGCCGGGGCCGCGCGGGAGTTGCTCGACACCGACCCCGAGTTCACCAGGCGGGCGCTGCGGGCCATCGAGGAGACCAGCAGGCGGGCCATGGACGACCTCGACCAGGTGCTCGGGCTGCTCCGCGACGGCGACGCCGGGCGGCGGCCGGCGCCCACCGCGCCGCAACCCACCCTGGCCGGGCTGGACGGGCTGGTCACCGCCGCCCGGGCCGCCGGGCTGGCGGTCGACTCCCGGGTCGGCGGTCCGCTGGACGCGCTGCCCGCGGTGGTGTCCCGCGAGGGCTACCGCATCGTGCAGGAGGGGCTGACCAACGCGGCCCGACACGGCCGGGGGCCGGTGACGCTGCGGGTCGGCGTACCCCCGGAGGGGTTGGAGATCGAGCTGGTCAACGCCGTGCGTGGCGGCGCCCGGGCGACCGGTGGCGGGCGCGGGCTGGACGGCATGCGGGAACGGGTGCTGCTGCTCGGCGGGCGGCTCGACGCCGGCCCGGACGGGGAGCGCTGGCGGGTCCGGGCCACCCTGCCGGCGCCCCGGGAGGAGAGCGGGTGA
- a CDS encoding hemerythrin domain-containing protein, protein MDDITALILDDHAAFRRGFARLDDARDPAEMLAVWEALALHLDIHAEAEEAILYPHLVKHGDDGEDETADAIGDHNKIRDAIAEAKLHEVGSDAWWAAVGEARKENSEHLAEEEDEALPDFRRHASVELRAELGARWLTFYGEHKNGRDLPFRDKDPQGYVREHR, encoded by the coding sequence ATGGACGACATCACCGCACTGATCCTCGACGACCACGCCGCCTTCCGGCGCGGCTTCGCCCGACTCGACGACGCGCGCGACCCGGCCGAGATGCTGGCGGTCTGGGAGGCGCTCGCCCTGCACCTGGACATCCACGCCGAGGCGGAGGAGGCGATCCTCTATCCGCACCTGGTGAAGCACGGCGACGACGGCGAGGACGAGACCGCCGACGCGATCGGCGACCACAACAAGATCCGCGACGCGATCGCCGAGGCCAAGCTGCACGAGGTCGGCTCGGACGCCTGGTGGGCGGCCGTGGGTGAGGCGCGCAAGGAGAACAGTGAGCACCTGGCCGAGGAGGAGGACGAGGCGCTGCCCGACTTCCGCCGGCACGCGAGCGTGGAGTTGCGGGCCGAGCTGGGGGCGCGCTGGCTGACGTTCTACGGCGAGCACAAGAACGGCCGGGACCTGCCGTTCCGCGACAAGGACCCGCAGGGTTACGTGCGCGAGCACCGCTGA
- a CDS encoding aldo/keto reductase, with amino-acid sequence MRFVRLDTPKPISKIGLGTWQFGSREWGYGPDYERRAAEIVRRALDLGVTLFDTAELYGFGRSERILGAALGDDRGKVVVASKIFPLLPVAPVVQQRAVASAARLGVDGIDLYQVHQANPVVADTTTMRGMRSLQDVGLVGEVGVSNYDLRRWRFAEAALGRRVLSNQVRYSMIDRGPEGDLIPYAEQAGRIVIAYSPLAQGFLSGRYDATNPPAGAVRRANPYFLPENLARGTELVATLREVADAHDATPSQIALAYVLRHPNVVAIPGASGVEQMERNAAAADIDLTDDEYAALVAAAHAFRPVTGLAAVPRMIRARLGKK; translated from the coding sequence ATGCGTTTCGTGCGGCTCGACACCCCCAAGCCCATCTCCAAGATCGGCCTCGGCACGTGGCAGTTCGGTTCCCGGGAGTGGGGCTACGGCCCCGACTACGAGCGCCGGGCGGCCGAGATCGTGCGGCGGGCGCTCGACCTCGGGGTCACCCTCTTCGACACCGCCGAGCTGTACGGCTTCGGCCGCAGCGAACGGATCCTCGGCGCGGCGCTCGGTGACGACCGGGGCAAGGTGGTGGTGGCCAGCAAGATCTTCCCGCTGCTCCCGGTCGCCCCGGTGGTGCAGCAGCGGGCGGTCGCCTCCGCGGCCCGGCTCGGCGTCGACGGCATCGACCTCTACCAGGTGCACCAGGCGAACCCGGTGGTCGCCGACACCACCACCATGCGCGGCATGCGCTCGTTGCAGGACGTCGGGCTGGTCGGCGAGGTCGGGGTCAGCAACTACGACCTGCGCCGGTGGCGGTTCGCCGAGGCCGCGCTGGGCCGCCGGGTGCTGAGCAACCAGGTCCGCTACAGCATGATCGACCGCGGCCCCGAAGGCGATCTGATCCCGTACGCGGAACAGGCCGGCCGGATCGTCATCGCCTACAGCCCGTTGGCGCAGGGGTTCCTCTCCGGCCGCTACGACGCCACCAACCCGCCGGCCGGGGCGGTGCGCCGGGCCAACCCGTACTTCCTGCCGGAGAACCTGGCACGCGGCACCGAGCTGGTCGCCACCCTGCGCGAGGTGGCCGACGCGCACGACGCCACGCCCAGCCAGATCGCGCTCGCCTACGTGCTGCGGCACCCGAACGTGGTGGCGATCCCCGGCGCGTCCGGGGTGGAGCAGATGGAACGCAACGCCGCCGCCGCCGACATCGACCTCACCGACGACGAGTACGCCGCGCTGGTCGCCGCCGCGCACGCGTTCCGGCCGGTCACCGGCCTGGCCGCGGTGCCCCGGATGATCCGCGCCCGACTGGGAAAGAAGTGA
- a CDS encoding DUF397 domain-containing protein gives MTGAQWCKSTKSGNNGGACVEVADNLSGVVLVRDTKDREGGTLAFPPSVWASLVSMAKEIGPLG, from the coding sequence GTGACCGGCGCGCAGTGGTGCAAGAGCACGAAGAGCGGCAACAACGGCGGTGCGTGCGTGGAGGTCGCCGACAACCTTTCCGGTGTCGTCCTGGTTCGTGACACCAAGGACCGCGAGGGCGGAACGCTCGCCTTCCCGCCGTCCGTGTGGGCGAGCCTCGTCAGCATGGCGAAGGAGATCGGCCCGCTCGGCTGA
- a CDS encoding lytic polysaccharide monooxygenase: MSTRRAFAAFAAVAVAAMLLLTAAPAGAHGAPTSPMSRAAACGPEGGRAATPACRAAIAAGAAVREWDTIRVARIDGRDRERIPDGELCSGGLSAYRGLDLPRADWPATTLTAGARHTFRYRTTIPHRGTFRFYVTTDSYAPPQRLTWADVETKPFLAVTDPPIRDGAYEMPGRLPTGRTGRHVIYVIWQNSNTQDTYYSCADVVFRAAQGGSGTRVTRSGTPAASAAAPRTRSESATGGEPAGVPVAAVTETGPLSRPMLVGAAVVGLTVLFAAVVGLRLRRAGGPPPGRPCGVRNHRAGRRRIW; encoded by the coding sequence ATGAGCACACGCCGCGCGTTCGCCGCGTTCGCCGCCGTCGCCGTCGCCGCGATGCTGCTGCTCACCGCCGCACCGGCGGGTGCCCACGGGGCGCCGACCAGCCCGATGAGCCGGGCAGCGGCGTGCGGACCGGAAGGCGGCCGGGCCGCGACGCCCGCCTGTCGGGCGGCGATCGCCGCCGGCGCGGCGGTCCGCGAGTGGGACACCATCCGGGTGGCCCGGATCGACGGGCGCGACCGGGAGCGCATCCCGGACGGCGAGCTGTGCAGCGGCGGGCTCTCCGCCTACCGGGGGCTGGACCTGCCCCGGGCCGACTGGCCGGCCACCACGCTCACCGCCGGTGCCCGGCACACCTTCCGCTACCGCACCACGATCCCGCACCGGGGCACGTTCCGGTTCTACGTCACCACCGACTCGTACGCCCCGCCGCAGCGGCTGACCTGGGCCGACGTGGAGACCAAGCCGTTCCTCGCGGTCACCGACCCGCCGATCCGCGACGGCGCGTACGAGATGCCGGGGCGGTTGCCGACCGGGCGCACGGGCCGGCACGTCATCTACGTCATCTGGCAGAACTCCAACACCCAGGACACCTACTACTCCTGCGCCGACGTGGTCTTCCGGGCCGCCCAGGGCGGTTCGGGGACGCGGGTCACCCGGTCGGGCACACCGGCGGCGAGCGCGGCGGCCCCGCGTACCCGCTCGGAGTCGGCGACCGGCGGCGAGCCGGCGGGGGTGCCGGTGGCGGCGGTGACCGAGACCGGCCCGCTCTCCCGGCCGATGCTCGTCGGCGCGGCGGTCGTCGGGCTCACGGTGCTGTTCGCGGCCGTGGTCGGGTTGCGCCTGCGGCGCGCTGGCGGTCCGCCCCCCGGACGGCCCTGCGGGGTCCGCAACCACCGTGCCGGACGGCGCCGGATCTGGTGA
- a CDS encoding DUF4153 domain-containing protein: protein MPEPAQPSEPPRIPPADGSPPGEIPPGARPYLLVLPTTEGAPPPVAWPGAAGEPAWAIPVSVPPGTLGYALFVPLVPPVPAGVPAQPSAPAVESRPDQRSAGAPAPGSAAGPVQSTPAPPGPQATPAPPNPHGPPAPSGPQAAPPVAGQTAPAPSGATLPPGTGPAYQDVRPWANYPPPPGWAPRPPKPRTSFLGATWPGPKPATGRAVPLAVLAGALGSAVFVPLGRVGVGWFLGWLTLTLGVLLAVRTRTAELPRADRLIRAGWAAAALALLAVPAFRNAWWLVTFCVLGALGCATLAIVGGRLVRSILFGLFATPFAALRGLPWVRRHVAASPEAGAVRKVTVSVAATLAVLVVFGSLLASADAAFSEAVGALVPDVDLGVVFRGLFLAAVGGLIAVAAVYTLAAPPELSTVDCTSERRLSLLEWAPAIGALTVLFAGFVVVQFTTLFGGQRHVQRVAGLSYAEYARSGFWQLLFVTLLTVAVLGGVTRWAGRERPIERTLLRVLLGLLSALSVVIVVSALSRMWTYQKVYSFTGERIFVMAFEMLLGAVFLMILAAGVRWRGRWIPGTTVALTVAMLLGLALLNPEDYAARRNTLRYEQTGKIDAWYLRALSADATPALTKLPDPVRRCTLSWIADELAEPDPWYAWNLGRHRARQALDRVGPGAVGGPKDCRRADQFDLPKTRRPR, encoded by the coding sequence TTGCCCGAGCCGGCACAGCCTTCCGAGCCCCCCCGCATCCCCCCGGCGGACGGGTCCCCGCCCGGTGAGATCCCGCCCGGCGCCCGGCCGTACCTGCTGGTGCTGCCCACGACGGAGGGCGCGCCGCCGCCGGTGGCGTGGCCCGGCGCGGCGGGTGAGCCGGCCTGGGCCATCCCGGTCAGCGTGCCGCCCGGCACGCTGGGCTACGCGCTGTTCGTGCCGCTGGTCCCACCGGTCCCGGCCGGCGTGCCGGCGCAGCCGTCCGCGCCGGCCGTCGAGTCCCGGCCGGACCAGCGCTCCGCCGGGGCCCCCGCACCGGGCAGCGCGGCCGGGCCCGTGCAGTCCACCCCGGCACCGCCCGGTCCACAAGCCACCCCGGCGCCGCCGAACCCGCATGGCCCCCCGGCGCCCTCCGGTCCGCAGGCGGCCCCGCCAGTGGCCGGTCAAACCGCCCCGGCGCCGTCCGGCGCAACGCTGCCGCCGGGGACCGGGCCGGCGTACCAGGACGTCCGGCCCTGGGCCAACTACCCGCCACCGCCGGGCTGGGCCCCCCGACCGCCGAAGCCCCGCACCTCCTTCCTCGGCGCGACGTGGCCCGGGCCGAAACCGGCCACCGGCCGGGCGGTGCCGCTGGCGGTGCTGGCCGGGGCGCTCGGCAGCGCGGTCTTCGTGCCGCTGGGCCGCGTCGGCGTCGGCTGGTTCCTCGGCTGGCTCACGCTCACGCTCGGGGTGCTGCTGGCGGTCCGCACCCGGACCGCCGAGCTGCCCCGCGCCGACCGGCTGATCCGGGCCGGCTGGGCGGCGGCGGCCCTGGCGCTGCTCGCCGTGCCGGCGTTCCGCAACGCCTGGTGGCTGGTGACGTTCTGCGTGCTCGGCGCGCTGGGCTGCGCCACCCTGGCGATCGTCGGCGGCCGGCTGGTCCGCTCCATCCTGTTCGGCCTGTTCGCCACGCCCTTCGCGGCGCTGCGCGGCCTGCCCTGGGTCCGCCGGCACGTCGCCGCCTCGCCGGAGGCCGGCGCGGTCCGCAAGGTCACCGTCTCGGTGGCCGCCACGCTGGCCGTGCTTGTCGTCTTCGGCAGCCTGCTCGCCTCGGCCGACGCGGCGTTCTCCGAGGCGGTGGGCGCGCTCGTGCCCGACGTCGACCTCGGCGTGGTGTTCCGGGGCCTGTTTCTGGCCGCGGTAGGCGGGCTGATCGCGGTCGCCGCGGTCTACACGCTCGCCGCCCCGCCCGAGCTGTCCACCGTGGACTGCACGAGCGAACGCCGGCTCAGCCTGCTGGAGTGGGCGCCGGCCATCGGGGCGCTGACCGTGCTCTTCGCCGGCTTCGTGGTGGTGCAGTTCACCACGCTCTTCGGCGGGCAGCGACACGTGCAGCGGGTCGCCGGGCTCAGCTACGCCGAGTACGCGCGCAGCGGCTTCTGGCAGCTGCTCTTCGTCACGCTGCTGACCGTGGCGGTGCTCGGCGGCGTGACCCGCTGGGCCGGCCGCGAGCGGCCGATCGAGCGCACGCTGCTGCGCGTGCTGCTCGGGCTGCTCAGCGCGCTGAGCGTGGTGATCGTGGTGTCCGCGCTGTCCCGGATGTGGACCTATCAGAAGGTCTACAGCTTCACCGGCGAGCGGATCTTCGTGATGGCGTTCGAGATGCTGCTCGGCGCGGTCTTCCTGATGATCCTGGCCGCGGGCGTGCGGTGGCGGGGCCGGTGGATCCCGGGCACCACCGTGGCGCTGACCGTGGCGATGCTGCTCGGCCTGGCGCTGCTCAACCCGGAGGACTACGCCGCCCGGCGCAACACCCTCCGGTACGAGCAGACCGGCAAGATCGACGCCTGGTACCTGCGCGCGCTCTCCGCCGACGCCACACCGGCGCTCACCAAGCTCCCCGACCCGGTGCGTCGCTGCACGTTGAGCTGGATCGCCGACGAACTCGCCGAGCCCGACCCCTGGTACGCCTGGAACCTGGGCCGGCACCGGGCCCGCCAGGCCCTCGACCGGGTCGGCCCGGGCGCGGTCGGCGGCCCGAAGGACTGCCGCCGCGCGGACCAGTTCGACCTGCCGAAGACCCGGCGACCCCGCTGA
- a CDS encoding SpoIIE family protein phosphatase, whose product MEFVRAGRTYLGSFLAVPGGGGRAGAVAVLVTDVTRRRREKLRARRVQEFTAALSQAASVAEVVEAVRDGAGAAAEAALAAVALMDESGRQIRFAPTGQEPPARWKAVGRDAVHPIAATFRDEEPRFFPDIRPLVDDYPEVAEAVRRSPHRSWAMVPLHGRGTAAGVLIFGYADAQEFEPAHRTFLVTLAGLAGQALARAQLYEREHATAVRLQRSLLPSRLPHVPGAELAAVYLAGDSVGVGGDFYDVFPVDGAAGREWVLVVGDVAGRGVDAASVTGLARHTLRITAALAEPATALRQLHARLRNDPDVDRFLSVVCLRLRLRDGGADLELASGGHPPALVRRADGRVEVINLPGVLLGAFPEVRLGHRSVALAAGDTVLLYTDGVIEARGPGGLFGEERLVALLRGAPDGEPRRLVELVRDGVAAYQLGPVADDIAILALRVGG is encoded by the coding sequence GTGGAGTTCGTCCGGGCGGGGCGGACGTACCTCGGCAGTTTCCTCGCCGTGCCCGGCGGCGGTGGCCGGGCCGGTGCGGTGGCCGTCCTGGTCACCGACGTGACCCGCCGCAGGCGGGAGAAGCTGCGGGCCCGCCGGGTGCAGGAGTTCACCGCCGCGCTCTCCCAGGCGGCCTCCGTGGCCGAGGTGGTCGAGGCGGTCCGGGACGGCGCCGGCGCGGCCGCCGAGGCGGCCCTCGCCGCCGTCGCGCTGATGGACGAGAGCGGCCGGCAGATCCGGTTCGCGCCCACCGGCCAGGAGCCACCGGCACGGTGGAAGGCCGTCGGGCGGGACGCCGTCCATCCGATCGCGGCGACCTTCCGCGACGAGGAACCCCGCTTCTTCCCGGACATCCGACCCCTGGTCGACGACTATCCCGAGGTGGCCGAGGCGGTGCGACGCAGCCCGCACCGGTCGTGGGCGATGGTGCCGCTGCACGGCCGAGGGACCGCCGCCGGGGTGCTCATCTTCGGGTACGCCGACGCGCAGGAGTTCGAGCCGGCGCACCGCACCTTCCTCGTCACCCTGGCCGGGCTGGCCGGTCAGGCGCTCGCCCGGGCGCAGCTCTACGAGCGGGAGCACGCCACCGCCGTCCGCCTGCAACGCAGTCTGCTGCCCTCGCGGCTGCCGCACGTGCCCGGCGCGGAGTTGGCCGCCGTCTACCTGGCCGGTGACTCGGTCGGGGTCGGCGGCGACTTCTACGACGTGTTCCCGGTCGACGGCGCCGCCGGCCGGGAGTGGGTCCTCGTGGTCGGCGACGTGGCCGGCCGGGGCGTGGACGCCGCCTCCGTCACCGGCCTGGCCCGGCACACGCTGCGGATCACCGCGGCCCTGGCCGAGCCGGCCACCGCGCTGCGCCAGTTGCACGCCCGGCTGCGCAACGACCCGGACGTGGACCGGTTCCTCAGCGTGGTGTGCCTGCGGCTGCGGCTGCGCGACGGCGGTGCCGACCTGGAGCTGGCCTCGGGTGGCCACCCGCCGGCGCTGGTCCGGCGGGCCGACGGGCGGGTCGAGGTGATCAACCTGCCCGGTGTGCTGCTGGGGGCCTTCCCCGAGGTGCGGCTGGGGCACCGGTCGGTGGCCCTGGCGGCGGGCGACACCGTGCTGCTCTACACCGACGGGGTGATCGAGGCGCGCGGGCCGGGCGGCCTCTTCGGCGAGGAACGACTCGTGGCACTGCTGCGCGGCGCGCCCGACGGCGAACCGCGGCGGTTGGTCGAGCTGGTGCGCGACGGGGTGGCCGCCTACCAGCTCGGCCCGGTCGCCGACGACATCGCGATCCTCGCGCTGCGCGTCGGCGGCTGA